The following are from one region of the Oryzias latipes chromosome 12, ASM223467v1 genome:
- the stom gene encoding erythrocyte band 7 integral membrane protein — MDRENEVVPMKESQKREQKAAYEDEDVSIGLCGCLLVALSILLMLLTLPLSVWMCIKIVKEYERAIIFRLGRIVKGGAKGPGLFFILPCTDSFINVDMRTITFDIPPQEILTKDSVTVSVDGVVYYRVQNATLAVANITNADAATRLLAQTTLRNVLGTKNLAEILSDREEIAHSMQSSLDDATDAWGIKVERVEIKDVKLPLQLQRAMAAEAEATREARAKVIAAEGEMNASRALKEASLVIAESPSALQLRYLQTLNTIAAEKNSTIIFPLPLEMMQGFIKN; from the exons ATGGATCGAGAGAACGAAGTTGTTCCGATGAAGGAATCCCAAAAGCGGGAGCAAAAAGCAG CGTATGAGGATGAGGACGTCAGCATCGGCTTGTGTGGCTGTTTGCTGGTGGCCTTGTCCATCCTCCTCATGCTGTTGACGCTGCCCCTCTCAGTATGGATGTGCATCAAG atcGTGAAGGAGTATGAGCGCGCCATCATCTTTCGCCTTGGGCGCATTGTGAAAGGTGGAGCCAAAGGACCAG GGTTGTTCTTCATCTTGCCGTGCACCGACAGCTTCATCAACGTGGACATGCGCACCATCACCTTCGACATCCCGCCACAAGAG ATTTTGACCAAAGACTCGGTGACGGTGAGCGTGGACGGAGTGGTGTATTACCGGGTCCAGAATGCGACGCTGGCCGTGGCGAACATCACTAATGCCGATGCTGCGACCCGGCTGCTGGCCCAGACCACCCTGCGGAACGTTCTGGGCACCAAGAACCTGGCGGAGATCCTGTCTGACCGTGAGGAGATCGCACACAGCATGCAG TCTTCTCTGGACGATGCCACGGATGCCTGGGGGATTAAGGTGGAGCGGGTGGAGATCAAAGACGTGAAGCTTCCCCTTCAGCTCCAGAGGGCGATGGCGGCCGAGGCTGAAGCCACCCGTGAGGCCAGAGCCAAG GTGATCGCAGCAGAGGGGGAGATGAACGCATCACGGGCGCTGAAGGAGGCCTCCCTGGTGATCGCAGAGTCCCCCTCAGCCCTGCAGCTGCGCTACCTGCAGACGCTCAACACCATCGCAGCAGAGAAGAACTCTACCATCATCTTCCCTCTGCCGCTGGAGATGATGCAAGGATTCATCAAGAACTGA